One segment of Oxobacter pfennigii DNA contains the following:
- a CDS encoding 50S ribosomal protein L25, which produces MEAAQLKAKLRQKAGRGVCHSLRRQGEVPGVLYGKGIDNMLVEFSEMELNDIIKNQGEHAVINIDVNGSVLKTMIKEIQRNPVDRRPVHIDLKCIREDEKLHAEVPIMVKGEGAIRSKGGIVQKQLGTVEVEATPDQLPKFILADVSRLEIGDKITVADMEFASEISILSDINSIVATITYASEKEDTTTTSAIEPSQIPLAVPSTTSEEDII; this is translated from the coding sequence ATGGAAGCAGCCCAATTAAAGGCAAAATTGAGGCAAAAAGCAGGCAGGGGAGTATGTCATTCACTGAGAAGGCAAGGAGAAGTACCGGGAGTTTTATATGGAAAAGGCATAGATAATATGCTGGTGGAATTCTCCGAAATGGAATTGAATGATATAATAAAAAATCAGGGTGAGCATGCAGTAATTAATATAGATGTTAATGGCTCTGTTTTAAAGACTATGATAAAGGAAATACAGAGGAACCCTGTCGACAGAAGACCGGTACATATAGACTTAAAATGCATTCGTGAAGACGAAAAGTTACATGCCGAAGTTCCTATTATGGTTAAAGGCGAAGGGGCTATAAGGTCAAAGGGAGGTATTGTGCAAAAACAGTTAGGTACTGTTGAAGTAGAAGCCACTCCGGATCAATTACCTAAGTTTATATTAGCCGATGTATCGCGTTTGGAAATAGGAGATAAGATAACTGTTGCCGATATGGAATTTGCTTCTGAAATAAGCATCTTATCCGATATAAATTCAATAGTTGCAACAATTACTTATGCTTCGGAAAAAGAAGACACAACCACGACTTCAGCAATCGAACCGT
- a CDS encoding aminotransferase class I/II-fold pyridoxal phosphate-dependent enzyme, with protein sequence MYKLDQLQTPLFDALMQYVKRDTIPFHVPGHKKGDGMDSKFKDFIGTNALSIDVTVFKSVDSLHHPTGAIKLAQELAADAYGSDRAFFSIHGTSGAIQAMVLSVVSEGEKIIIPRNVHKSVTSGIILSGAVPVYMQPEIDSTIGVALGVTPETVEQTLKDNPDAKAVLIINPTYYGVATDIRKIANIVHSYNIPLIVDEAHGPHLGFNDRLPVSAMEAGADMCAQSTHKIIGSLTQSSLLHVKGHRVDVNRVKQIMSLLQTTSPSYILMASLDVARMQIATKGRELLDMTIDLSHYARNEINNIHGFYCFGNEVLNKKGAFAVDPTKLAICCKDLGITGYELDQILADEYHIQLEMSDLYNALAVGSFGDTKEKIDSLLHALKKISLKYCGTTEKRGGVLEIPEIPEQVLVPRDAFNRPKVSMSLEQSIGQISGEFLLAYPPGIPVLCPGERITAEIVEYVEEMKNAGLYVQGTEDPDVNFIKVLRDSNSMSLDITA encoded by the coding sequence GTGTACAAATTAGATCAACTGCAAACTCCCTTATTTGATGCTTTGATGCAGTATGTAAAAAGAGATACGATACCTTTCCATGTTCCCGGTCACAAAAAAGGTGACGGCATGGACAGCAAGTTTAAAGATTTTATTGGTACAAATGCATTGTCTATTGATGTTACAGTTTTCAAATCAGTTGACAGCCTTCATCACCCTACCGGAGCGATAAAACTAGCGCAGGAATTGGCTGCCGATGCTTATGGTTCCGACAGGGCGTTCTTTTCCATTCATGGCACTTCCGGTGCCATACAGGCAATGGTATTAAGTGTAGTTTCGGAAGGAGAAAAAATTATAATACCCAGGAACGTTCATAAATCCGTTACTTCGGGTATTATATTAAGCGGTGCTGTGCCGGTATATATGCAGCCTGAGATTGACAGTACAATAGGAGTTGCCCTTGGTGTTACCCCTGAAACTGTGGAACAGACTCTTAAAGATAACCCGGATGCTAAAGCGGTCCTTATTATAAACCCCACTTATTACGGAGTGGCGACTGACATAAGAAAGATAGCAAACATCGTGCATTCATACAACATACCGCTAATCGTTGATGAGGCCCACGGCCCCCACTTGGGATTCAACGACAGACTTCCTGTTTCAGCTATGGAAGCCGGTGCGGATATGTGCGCACAAAGCACTCATAAGATAATTGGCTCTTTGACTCAGAGCTCCCTTCTTCACGTTAAGGGACACAGAGTAGATGTTAACAGAGTTAAACAAATAATGAGCCTTCTTCAGACAACCAGCCCATCATATATATTGATGGCTTCGCTGGATGTTGCAAGAATGCAGATTGCCACAAAAGGCAGAGAGCTTTTGGATATGACAATAGACCTATCACATTATGCCAGAAACGAAATAAACAATATACACGGTTTCTACTGCTTCGGGAATGAAGTCCTCAATAAGAAAGGCGCCTTTGCAGTGGATCCCACAAAATTGGCCATATGCTGCAAAGATTTAGGGATTACAGGATATGAATTGGATCAGATTCTTGCTGATGAATATCACATCCAGCTTGAAATGTCTGATTTGTATAATGCCCTTGCAGTAGGCTCCTTTGGCGATACAAAGGAGAAAATAGACAGTCTATTGCATGCATTAAAGAAAATAAGCTTAAAATATTGCGGAACAACCGAAAAACGCGGAGGAGTTCTTGAAATACCCGAAATTCCTGAACAGGTTCTTGTTCCAAGGGATGCCTTCAACAGGCCTAAGGTCTCCATGTCGCTAGAACAAAGTATCGGTCAGATAAGTGGTGAATTCCTTTTGGCTTATCCTCCGGGAATACCTGTTCTTTGCCCCGGTGAACGAATTACCGCTGAGATTGTGGAATACGTAGAAGAAATGAAAAACGCCGGTCTTTACGTTCAGGGAACTGAAGATCCGGATGTTAACTTCATAAAGGTTTTAAGAGATTCAAACTCAATGAGTCTGGATATTACAGCATAA
- a CDS encoding PH domain-containing protein gives MYRFDVEISDKNKAIYIYNIFVALFCVFFIVLPSDAAIILKIFMVLGWTLFITHCTGVFFAKIIVDREYITINNGLLFRRKIPLRDIENVRYINNNDRIVWVHPILSKNGMVIEYPKNKKIFVSVKDREEFLYVMARPCG, from the coding sequence ATGTACAGATTTGATGTTGAAATATCCGATAAAAATAAAGCGATCTATATTTATAATATTTTTGTTGCTCTTTTCTGCGTATTTTTCATTGTATTGCCGTCGGATGCAGCAATAATACTAAAAATTTTCATGGTGCTTGGATGGACACTTTTTATAACACATTGTACAGGAGTATTTTTTGCAAAAATAATAGTTGATAGGGAATATATCACAATCAATAACGGTTTGCTTTTCCGAAGGAAAATTCCTCTTCGTGATATAGAAAATGTCCGGTATATAAATAATAATGACCGTATAGTCTGGGTCCATCCCATATTAAGTAAAAACGGTATGGTTATTGAATATCCTAAGAACAAAAAGATTTTTGTTTCTGTAAAAGACAGAGAGGAATTTTTATATGTCATGGCAAGACCGTGCGGGTAA